In Micromonospora sp. WMMA1363, a genomic segment contains:
- a CDS encoding TIGR01777 family oxidoreductase yields the protein MRILMAGASGFLGTRLAGLLTADGHEVTRLVRRPPRGPDERRWNPPAAQLDPAVVAAADAVVNLAGAGVGDRRWTDEYRRIIRTSRVDTTTTLAITIAGLPAADRPEVLVNSSAVGWYGNTGDRVVEEDAPAGEGFLADVCRVWEAATRPAEDAGVRVVRLRTGLPLHRDGGLLKPQLLPFKLGVAGRLGSGRQWLPWISMTDWLTAAAFTLARADLAGPVNAVGPAPVTNAEFTRELARQLHRPAVVPIPALALKVALGGFAQEALTSARVLPGVLTQAGFTWRHPDLASALHAALNG from the coding sequence ATGCGGATCCTCATGGCCGGCGCGTCCGGCTTCCTCGGCACCCGGCTGGCCGGCCTGCTCACTGCCGACGGGCACGAGGTCACCCGGCTGGTCCGCCGACCACCACGGGGGCCCGACGAGCGGCGGTGGAACCCGCCCGCCGCGCAGCTCGACCCGGCGGTGGTGGCGGCGGCGGACGCGGTGGTCAACCTGGCCGGCGCCGGCGTCGGGGACCGGCGGTGGACCGACGAGTACCGGCGGATCATCCGGACCAGCCGGGTGGACACCACCACCACGCTGGCCATCACCATCGCCGGGCTGCCCGCCGCAGACCGACCGGAGGTGCTGGTCAACTCGTCGGCAGTCGGGTGGTACGGCAACACCGGCGACCGCGTGGTCGAGGAGGACGCGCCGGCCGGGGAGGGCTTCCTCGCCGACGTGTGCCGGGTGTGGGAGGCCGCCACCCGGCCGGCGGAGGACGCCGGCGTACGGGTGGTGCGGCTGCGCACCGGCCTGCCGCTGCACCGCGACGGTGGGCTGCTCAAGCCACAGTTGCTGCCGTTCAAGCTCGGCGTCGCGGGCCGGTTGGGCAGCGGCCGGCAGTGGCTGCCGTGGATCTCGATGACCGACTGGCTGACCGCCGCCGCATTCACGCTCGCCCGGGCCGATCTCGCCGGCCCGGTCAACGCGGTGGGGCCAGCGCCGGTGACCAACGCCGAGTTCACCCGGGAGTTGGCCCGGCAGCTACACCGACCGGCGGTCGTCCCGATCCCGGCCCTGGCCCTGAAAGTGGCGCTCGGCGGCTTCGCCCAGGAGGCCCTGACCAGTGCCCGGGTGCTGCCCGGTGTGCTCACGCAGGCCGGCTTCACCTGGCGCCACCCGGACCTCGCCAGCGCCCTGCACGCCGCGCTGAACGGGTAG